In Anoplopoma fimbria isolate UVic2021 breed Golden Eagle Sablefish chromosome 12, Afim_UVic_2022, whole genome shotgun sequence, one DNA window encodes the following:
- the galnt6 gene encoding polypeptide N-acetylgalactosaminyltransferase 6: MRPFLRRRMSPLKLVLLGGTLFLVVLVVLQRDVGSSPASDPWFQELVDKKDKVLIMVRDAVNNIGFQIRAPQAPPVQEQPTQDAKCPAGFYTRAELKPHLERPPQDPVSPGADGNAFKKDNMSPDEVTEKEEGMKRHCFNQFASDRISLSRSLGEDTRPSECVETKFRRCPALPTTSVIIVFHNEAWSTLLRTVYSVLHTSPAILLKEIILVDDASVADHLKSPLEEFVRQLKIVRVVRQLERKGLITARLLGASIAQGEILTFLDAHCECFHGWLEPLLARIIEEPTAVVSPEITTIDLESFRFNKPLPTNRAYNRGNFDWSLTFGWEQIPEDAKLLRKDETYPVKTPAFAGGLFSISKEYFEHIGTYDDKMEIWGGENVEMSFRVWQCGGQLEIIPCSVVGHVFRSKSPHTFPKGTEVITRNQVRLAEVWMDDYKKIFYRRNKAASVMASEHNFGDISDRLNLREKLKCKNFTWFLNTVYPEAFIPDLNPEKSGAIRNSGSKTCLDVGESNQGGKPLIMYQCHNMGGNQYFEYTSHKELRHNIGKQLCLHATPHPEAVKIELCQLKGKGTSVSPQQEWVLTEESLLKNPSSGKCLRLNGDQLQMDHCNSADLFQHWTFG; this comes from the exons ATGCGACCGTTCCTACGCCGGCGTATGTCCCCCCTGAAACTGGTGCTCCTTGGGGGGACTCTCTTCCTGGTGGTCCTGGTGGTGCTCCAGAGGGATGTTGGCTCTTCACCTGCTAGTGACCCCTGGTTTCAGGAGCTGGTGGACAAGAAGGACAAGGTGTTGATCATGGTCCGAGACGCTGTCAACAACATCGGCTTCCAGATCAGAGCTCCACAGGCGCCACCAGTACAGGAGCAGCCCACACAGGACGCCAAATGCCCTGCTGGATTCTACACTCGGGCTGAGCTCAAACCTCACCTGGAGAGACCGCCTCAGGACCCGGTCAGCCCCGGGGCAGATGGGAATGCATTCAAGAAAGACAACATGTCCCCAGACGAGGTGacggagaaggaggagggaatGAAGAGGCATTGCTTCAACCAGTTTGCCAGTGACCGTATCTCGCTGAGCCGTAGTCTCGGGGAAGACACGAGGCCTTCAGA GTGCGTGGAGACGAAGTTTCGTCGCTGTCCTGCTCTGCCCACCACCAGCGTTATTATTGTCTTCCACAACGAGGCCTGGTCTACCCTCCTCAGGACGGTCTACAGCGTCCTGCACACGTCCCCTGCTATCCTGCTCAAAGAGATCATCTTGGTAGATGACGCCAGTGTTGCAg atCACCTAAAAAGCCCACTGGAGGAATTTGTGCGTCAGCTGAAGATAGTCCGCGTTGTGAGGCAGCTGGAGAGGAAGGGCCTCATCACTGCCAGGCTGCTGGGTGCCAGCATTGCTCAGGGCGAAATCCTAACTTTTCTCGACGCACATT GTGAGTGTTTCCATGGTTGGTTAGAGCCACTGTTGGCCCGCATTATTGAGGAACCTACTGCGGTGGTTAGTCCAGAGATCACCACCATAGACCTTGAAAGCTTTCGGTTCAACAAGCCCTTGCCCACCAACCGCGCTTACAACAGAGGTAACTTTGACTGGAGCCTGACCTTCGGCTGGGAGCAAATCCCCGAGGATGCGAAGCTACTGCGCAAGGATGAAACCTACCCTGTAAA AACACCTGCTTTTGCTGGAGGTCTCTTCTCGATCTCAAAGGAGTACTTTGAACACATTGGAACATATGATGACAAGATGGAGATCTGGGGTGGAGAAAATGTGGAGATGTCTTTCAGG GTGTGGCAGTGTGGGGGTCAGCTTGAGATCATCCCTTGTTCTGTGGTGGGCCATGTCTTCCGCAGCAAGAGCCCCCACACCTTCCCCAAGGGCACAGAGGTCATCACTCGCAACCAGGTACGCCTGGCTGAGGTCTGGATGGATGACTACAAGAAGATTTTTTATCGCCGCAACAAGGCAGCTTCGGTTATGGCCAGTGAG CATAACTTTGGTGACATCTCCGATCGCCTGaatctgagagagaagctgaagTGCAAGAACTTCACCTGGTTCTTAAACACAGTCTACCCAGAGGCCTTCATTCCAGACTTAAACCCAGAAAAATCAGGAGCA ATTAGAAACTCAGGATCTAAAACCTGTCTGGATGTTGGGGAGAGTAACCAGGGAGGTAAACCTCTGATTATGTACCAGTGTCACAACATGGGAGGCAACCAG TACTTTGAATACACATCTCATAAGGAGCTGCGTCATAATATTGGAAAGCAGCTGTGTCTTCATGCCACGCCCCATCCAGAGGCGGTGAAGATCGAGCTATGCCAGTTGAAGGGAAAGGGCACCAGTGTGTCACCTCAGCAGGAGTGGGTCTTGACAGAG GAAAGTCTGCTGAAGAATCCCAGTAGTGGGAAATGTTTACGGCTGAATGGAGACCAGCTTCAGATGGATCACTGTAACTCTGCCGACCTCTTCCAGCATTGGACCTTCGGCTGA
- the LOC129099593 gene encoding glucose-6-phosphate 1-dehydrogenase-like isoform X2, which yields MSSEPLTRSEVFGQLRRELYGEEQSSPSNTHICIILGASGDLAKKKIYPTLWWLFRDGLLPDDTYFVGFARSKLTVEDIRTACLPHMKVTDEDSECLSAFFSKNSYLSGRYDDDRSFTQLDSHLSSLPGGAEANRLFYLALPPTVYQHVSTNIRTHCMSPKGWSRVIVEKPFGRDLQSSEELSAHLSSLFTEDQIYRIDHYLAKEMVQNLMVLRFGNRIFGPIWNRNSVACVVLTFKEPFGTQGRGGYFDDFGIIRDVMQNHLLQMLSLVAMEKPASTSPDDVRDEKVKVLKCIAPVAASDVVLGQYVGDPEGEGHSKLGYLDDPTVPEGSCTPTFATAVLYVRNERWDGVPFILRCGKALNEQKAEGRLQFTDVPGDIFGESCQRNELVVRVQPDEAIYLKMMTKRPGIYFSPEETELDLTYRSRYKNVKLPDAYERLILDVFCGNQMHFVCSDELREAWRIFTPVLHQIEGEKTRPIPYIYGSRGPNEADDLVKRVGFRYEGTYKFMA from the exons ATGAGCTCTGAGCCTTTGACTCGCTCTGAGGTGTTTGGGCAGCTCAGGAGGGAGCTCTATGGAGAGGAGCAGTCCAGTCCCTCCAACACGCACATATGCATCATTCTGGGAGCCTCT GGGGATCTTGCTAAAAAGAAGATCTATCCAACTTTATG GTGGTTATTCAGAGATGGTCTGCTCCCAGATGATACCTACTTTGTGGGTTTTGCCCGGTCTAAGCTGACTGTGGAGGACATCAGGACAGCATGTCTGCCTCATATGAAG GTCACTGATGAAGACAGTGAGTGTCTCTCAGCCTTCTTCAGTAAGAATTCCTACCTGAGCGGCAGGTATGACGACGACAGATCTTTCACTCAACTTGACTCTCATCTGTCATCTCTGCCCGGGGGAGCTGAGGCCAACAGACTCTTCTACCTGGCCCTGCCACCCACCGTCTACCAGCATGTCAGCACAAACATCCGAACCCACTGCATGAGCCCCAA AGGCTGGAGCAGGGTAATTGTTGAGAAGCCCTTCGGCCGTGACCTACAGAGCTCAGAGGAGCTGTCAGCCCACCTGTCCTCCCTGTTCACAGAGGACCAGATCTACCGCATAGACCACTACCTGGCAAAAGAGATGGTGCAGAACCTCATGGTGCTCAG GTTTGGAAATCGCATCTTTGGACCCATATGGAACAGGAACAGTGTGGCCTGCGTGGTCCTCACCTTCAAAGAACCTTTTGGCACTCAGGGCCGCGGAGGATACTTTGATGACTTTGGCATCATTCG AGATGTCATGCAGAACCATCTCCTCCAGATGCTCTCTTTGGTCGCCATGGAGAAACCTGCTTCCACCAGCCCAGATGACGTGAGGGATGAGAAG GTGAAGGTGTTGAAGTGTATAGCTCCTGTTGCTGCGTCAGATGTGGTGCTTGGCCAGTATGTGGGGGACCCTGAAGGTGAGGGCCACTCCAAGCTGGGTTACCTTGATGACCCGACCGTACCAGAAGGCTCCTGCACGCCGACTTTTGCCACGGCTGTGCTTTATGTCCGGAATGAAAGATGGGATG GCGTACCTTTCATTCTCCGCTGTGGAAAAGCTTTGAATGAACAGAAGGCAGAAGGGCGGCTGCAGTTCACTGACGTACCAGGAGACATTTTTGGCGAAAGCTGTCAGAGGAACGAGCTGGTGGTGCGGGTGCAGCCGGACGAAGCCATTTACCTAAAGATGATGACCAAGAGGCCTGGGATTTACTTCAGCCCTGAGGAGACTGAGCTGGACCTCACCTACAGGAGCAGATACAAG AATGTGAAGCTACCGGATGCTTACGAGAGACTGATACTGGATGTCTTCTGTGGAAATCAGATGCACTTTGTCTGCAG TGATGAGTTGCGAGAGGCCTGGAGAATTTTCACCCCCGTCCTCCACCAAATAGAGGGAGAGAAGACACGACCAATCCCCTACATATATGGAAG TCGTGGTCCAAACGAGGCGGATGACCTTGTGAAGAGGGTGGGATTCCGCTATGAGGGAACTTACAA GTTCATGGCCTAG
- the LOC129099593 gene encoding glucose-6-phosphate 1-dehydrogenase-like isoform X1 produces MSSEPLTRSEVFGQLRRELYGEEQSSPSNTHICIILGASGDLAKKKIYPTLWWLFRDGLLPDDTYFVGFARSKLTVEDIRTACLPHMKVTDEDSECLSAFFSKNSYLSGRYDDDRSFTQLDSHLSSLPGGAEANRLFYLALPPTVYQHVSTNIRTHCMSPKGWSRVIVEKPFGRDLQSSEELSAHLSSLFTEDQIYRIDHYLAKEMVQNLMVLRFGNRIFGPIWNRNSVACVVLTFKEPFGTQGRGGYFDDFGIIRDVMQNHLLQMLSLVAMEKPASTSPDDVRDEKVKVLKCIAPVAASDVVLGQYVGDPEGEGHSKLGYLDDPTVPEGSCTPTFATAVLYVRNERWDGVPFILRCGKALNEQKAEGRLQFTDVPGDIFGESCQRNELVVRVQPDEAIYLKMMTKRPGIYFSPEETELDLTYRSRYKNVKLPDAYERLILDVFCGNQMHFVCSDELREAWRIFTPVLHQIEGEKTRPIPYIYGSRGPNEADDLVKRVGFRYEGTYKWVPRL; encoded by the exons ATGAGCTCTGAGCCTTTGACTCGCTCTGAGGTGTTTGGGCAGCTCAGGAGGGAGCTCTATGGAGAGGAGCAGTCCAGTCCCTCCAACACGCACATATGCATCATTCTGGGAGCCTCT GGGGATCTTGCTAAAAAGAAGATCTATCCAACTTTATG GTGGTTATTCAGAGATGGTCTGCTCCCAGATGATACCTACTTTGTGGGTTTTGCCCGGTCTAAGCTGACTGTGGAGGACATCAGGACAGCATGTCTGCCTCATATGAAG GTCACTGATGAAGACAGTGAGTGTCTCTCAGCCTTCTTCAGTAAGAATTCCTACCTGAGCGGCAGGTATGACGACGACAGATCTTTCACTCAACTTGACTCTCATCTGTCATCTCTGCCCGGGGGAGCTGAGGCCAACAGACTCTTCTACCTGGCCCTGCCACCCACCGTCTACCAGCATGTCAGCACAAACATCCGAACCCACTGCATGAGCCCCAA AGGCTGGAGCAGGGTAATTGTTGAGAAGCCCTTCGGCCGTGACCTACAGAGCTCAGAGGAGCTGTCAGCCCACCTGTCCTCCCTGTTCACAGAGGACCAGATCTACCGCATAGACCACTACCTGGCAAAAGAGATGGTGCAGAACCTCATGGTGCTCAG GTTTGGAAATCGCATCTTTGGACCCATATGGAACAGGAACAGTGTGGCCTGCGTGGTCCTCACCTTCAAAGAACCTTTTGGCACTCAGGGCCGCGGAGGATACTTTGATGACTTTGGCATCATTCG AGATGTCATGCAGAACCATCTCCTCCAGATGCTCTCTTTGGTCGCCATGGAGAAACCTGCTTCCACCAGCCCAGATGACGTGAGGGATGAGAAG GTGAAGGTGTTGAAGTGTATAGCTCCTGTTGCTGCGTCAGATGTGGTGCTTGGCCAGTATGTGGGGGACCCTGAAGGTGAGGGCCACTCCAAGCTGGGTTACCTTGATGACCCGACCGTACCAGAAGGCTCCTGCACGCCGACTTTTGCCACGGCTGTGCTTTATGTCCGGAATGAAAGATGGGATG GCGTACCTTTCATTCTCCGCTGTGGAAAAGCTTTGAATGAACAGAAGGCAGAAGGGCGGCTGCAGTTCACTGACGTACCAGGAGACATTTTTGGCGAAAGCTGTCAGAGGAACGAGCTGGTGGTGCGGGTGCAGCCGGACGAAGCCATTTACCTAAAGATGATGACCAAGAGGCCTGGGATTTACTTCAGCCCTGAGGAGACTGAGCTGGACCTCACCTACAGGAGCAGATACAAG AATGTGAAGCTACCGGATGCTTACGAGAGACTGATACTGGATGTCTTCTGTGGAAATCAGATGCACTTTGTCTGCAG TGATGAGTTGCGAGAGGCCTGGAGAATTTTCACCCCCGTCCTCCACCAAATAGAGGGAGAGAAGACACGACCAATCCCCTACATATATGGAAG TCGTGGTCCAAACGAGGCGGATGACCTTGTGAAGAGGGTGGGATTCCGCTATGAGGGAACTTACAAGTGGGTGCCCCGCTTGTGA